A genomic stretch from Candidatus Flexicrinis proximus includes:
- a CDS encoding GAF domain-containing protein, producing MIALLNPRGWPYWLKLTLTLVIVLAATSLFLISSFEAQAREEADDRLRQYLQQTALTRRERLQAEIENAFVTFADVANAAYLRPRLLRVLQFSGTPSGADIVARIEATDLLRFRLVENDIFEYVRVLTPEGIVAASVFTADMPAEQREVVGSDSSASPGFRGALDAQTLGEAQRLIVYTSAANENQAEVVQVLEIDEEVVGFMIGRLNLQNTLVSLITDVSATESDLGGEAPFSIVSYLATRTGAVITDASNLAQAEDSAQRAEITLALSGQSGFSEFLPRGFDSPVISYYQQVENTPLALITDITNTRQGGQLTLGMLGRLQWMFPALVVIGAAAVALMWRDTKAPVTVTRKIIDTGLLEEMEFEIPTTSRGDMFGQFTRDLLNMRQRFQESYRSINARLEASLRDVEATQEVGRFVSTQRDQQTLMEEVVNLIVNVFPNIYHAQIFLNDKLGEFSVLRASTGEVGRRLLERGHRLPIGGTSVIGRTIGEGSLTAVLDTEASEVHRKNELLPNTRAELAIPLRLGKNVIGALDVQSLVANSFTEDQTTTLQAMADQIAISIENARLYQESVHALEEIAKQNRETTGQNWREHLYNVRTRELVAWSGTPTRTDTDTLRQQAIKTGVTQIGGITANRTIPVAVPIKLRGQILGAVVWELPTVDFSDEKIALAEELVNRLSVTLDNARLFEESQRTADRERVLNEIAAKITAQSDVEAILTTAVKEVGQALRTRNVRLRLGVEGSQRRSKSPAIIRLDSGGSNGSHE from the coding sequence ATGATCGCACTCCTTAACCCGCGAGGCTGGCCCTATTGGCTAAAACTCACGCTGACCTTGGTCATCGTGCTGGCTGCGACCTCCTTGTTCCTGATAAGCTCTTTTGAGGCGCAGGCTCGTGAAGAGGCAGATGACCGTCTGCGCCAATACCTTCAGCAGACCGCACTTACCCGCCGCGAACGGCTGCAAGCTGAAATCGAAAACGCGTTTGTGACCTTTGCCGACGTGGCCAATGCCGCATATCTGCGCCCACGGCTGCTGCGCGTGCTGCAGTTCTCCGGTACGCCATCGGGTGCGGATATCGTGGCCCGTATTGAAGCGACTGACCTCCTGCGCTTCCGCCTGGTGGAAAATGACATCTTCGAATATGTGCGCGTCCTGACGCCGGAAGGAATCGTTGCCGCAAGCGTGTTTACTGCGGATATGCCGGCTGAACAGCGCGAAGTTGTCGGTTCGGATAGCTCGGCCTCACCGGGGTTTCGTGGCGCGCTCGATGCGCAGACCCTGGGTGAAGCACAACGCCTGATCGTATATACCAGCGCTGCCAACGAAAATCAGGCAGAGGTCGTTCAGGTGCTTGAGATTGATGAAGAAGTTGTCGGATTCATGATCGGACGACTCAACCTTCAAAATACGCTGGTGAGTCTCATCACCGATGTTTCGGCGACGGAGAGTGATCTCGGCGGAGAAGCGCCCTTCAGCATTGTCAGCTATCTTGCGACTCGTACGGGCGCAGTCATCACCGATGCTTCCAACCTTGCGCAGGCCGAAGACTCGGCACAACGCGCTGAGATTACCCTGGCGCTTTCGGGTCAAAGTGGGTTCTCGGAGTTTTTGCCGCGCGGCTTCGACTCCCCGGTCATCAGTTATTACCAGCAGGTAGAGAACACGCCGCTTGCGCTGATCACGGATATCACGAATACACGCCAGGGCGGCCAGCTGACTCTGGGTATGCTGGGACGCCTTCAGTGGATGTTCCCTGCCCTTGTCGTGATTGGTGCGGCGGCCGTCGCCCTGATGTGGCGCGATACAAAGGCGCCTGTCACCGTGACCCGGAAAATAATCGACACGGGCTTGTTGGAGGAGATGGAATTCGAAATCCCGACGACCTCTCGTGGCGATATGTTCGGACAGTTCACCCGCGATTTGCTGAATATGCGTCAGCGGTTCCAGGAGAGCTACAGGTCGATCAACGCCCGCCTTGAAGCAAGCTTGCGAGACGTTGAAGCAACGCAGGAAGTCGGACGGTTCGTATCAACGCAGCGCGATCAGCAGACCCTGATGGAAGAGGTCGTGAACCTGATCGTCAATGTGTTCCCGAATATCTACCATGCACAGATCTTCTTGAACGACAAACTCGGCGAGTTCTCGGTTCTGCGCGCATCGACCGGCGAGGTCGGACGCCGATTGCTGGAGCGTGGACATCGTCTTCCGATTGGCGGTACATCCGTTATCGGCCGTACCATCGGCGAAGGCTCGCTTACAGCGGTTCTGGATACAGAAGCGTCCGAAGTCCATCGTAAGAACGAATTGCTTCCCAATACCCGCGCAGAATTGGCGATCCCGCTCCGGTTAGGTAAGAACGTAATCGGCGCGCTGGACGTCCAAAGCCTGGTAGCCAACAGTTTTACCGAGGACCAGACCACCACGCTGCAAGCGATGGCAGACCAGATCGCCATCTCGATAGAAAACGCGCGTTTGTATCAAGAGTCAGTCCATGCGCTGGAAGAAATCGCCAAGCAAAACCGGGAAACGACCGGTCAGAATTGGCGCGAACATCTGTATAACGTCCGTACCCGCGAGCTTGTTGCCTGGTCTGGAACACCCACGCGGACCGACACCGATACGCTGCGCCAGCAGGCCATCAAAACCGGTGTAACCCAGATTGGCGGCATTACCGCCAACCGGACTATTCCGGTTGCGGTTCCTATCAAGCTGCGCGGTCAAATCCTGGGCGCGGTGGTTTGGGAACTCCCGACCGTCGACTTCAGCGACGAGAAGATAGCGCTGGCGGAAGAACTGGTGAACCGGCTGTCGGTAACGCTGGACAACGCCAGACTATTCGAAGAATCGCAGCGCACGGCGGATCGCGAACGCGTACTCAACGAAATCGCGGCCAAGATCACGGCGCAGAGCGATGTCGAGGCGATCCTGACCACGGCGGTGAAGGAAGTCGGACAGGCACTGCGTACCCGAAATGTTCGCCTGCGCCTCGGCGTAGAGGGATCGCAGCGCAGAAGCAAATCACCCGCAATTATTCGCCTCGATAGTGGCGGAAGCAACGGTTCGCACGAGTGA